The Kordia sp. SMS9 DNA window AAAGTGTACCAATAAGTCCAAGTACTGAAACTACTTTGCTAATCGTTCCAACAAAGCCTAAATCTGTTTCAGAAGCATCAGCAACTTCTTCTACGGGATAAAACAACAGTTCTAAACCGGCAATGGCAATTCCGCTTATAGCAAATATCTTATCTACATCATCAATGATAGTTTGATCTGAGTTATTTATATCTTGTGTCATGATTGTTTAAGTTAAGTTAAGTTTAAAAATAGTACTACCGCGTTTCACAAATTCTTCTTCCGTTTTACCATCGCCAAAAGGTGCTTTTCCTTCACCAATTTTGAAGAGAATCGTTGCTGGAATCGCCACAAATAAGCACATGACATCTAAAAAAGTTAATTCGTCACTTTTTGTGATTGATTTGTATAACGGTGTAATGATCGGAATTTCCCATGGCTTGTTGAGTCCAACCTGTGCTAGACTGATTAAGGTATCAAGCGAAACAAAAATTAAATCCATTAGTTGTTTGACTAAAAATAAGCTCAATCCTGCGAGTTTTTGAAGCAACAATTTTAGAAAGTCTAAAAAAGTCAATTCGCCTTGAATCATCTTTTTAAAACCATCAAAAATAATATCCATTTGCAGTTTAAAACCTTCTCCAGATTTGACCAAAATAGCTTTCAGTTGACTCGCAAACGATTTAAAAACTTCAGTAAAATCGGTTGGAATTTGAGATTGAATTGATGTTCCAGCACTATCGTGTAAATACTCCTTTTTAGAATTCAACCAATTCGATCGTGGATCGGCTGTATTTTTCTTTGAAGGTTCCGAAGGATCTACTTTGCCCAACGAATCAGGAATATCTACCAATTCGGGAGAAAACTTTTCAATTTGTTTATCTAGCGTATCATCTACAAACTTGCGAATGTTTTTTATTTCATCTTTAAGAGAAATGATTGCGGAGTTAGTAAAATTTTTAAAAGCATTTTTAGTAGCCACAATCGCGTCCCAATCAAACAGAAACGCCAAAAACTCAAACAAATCTTTAAAAAACACTTTAATCGCATCAAATATTTTCTGAATAAACGCGCCTATTTCGCGAAGCGTTGTAGCAATCCAATTAAATACTTGTTCTCCAATTTTAATGACAAATTTTACACCTTCACTGACTTTTTCGATGATGAATTCTGCCGCGTGTTTGGCACCATCCCAAATGGAATGTAAAAAATCGCCCAAAGTGATTCCATGATGTTGTGGAATGCTTGTGGCTACACTGCGACGCATTTGCGCATTTGGAGCAACAAGCGAACCAACCGTAAACGACGAACGTTTTAATTTTGCATCACCACTTTCCATGGTTTGGGCAGCAGCCAACATGTCTTGAATTCCTGCAGCAGCGCTGTTTAAAGTGTCTATATTTGTTCCTTCAGCAACTAATAAGTCACCGTTTTGTTTGCGTGCTCCGGCCAACGCTTCTCCGGAAGTTACTTTGGTGCCTAAATCTTCCAATACTTGATGTGCCAAATTGATCGCGATCGTTTTTTTGAGAAAATCAGCATTGAGTAAAATACGACACGAAGCAATATCTTTTACGGGACAAATCACGGTGAATTCAGCCGAAACATTTAACGGAATAGCTACTTCATGATTTGGTCCAATATGATAACTTTCACTATTTACGTACACAAACAAATTGCTTTCTGCGCTCAATTTCACCTGCAAACCTTGAAACGTTTTCATGGCTTTACTGTTGAATCGGATGTGTGCCGAATACGATGCCACTTCTTTTAAACTATCAATTCCTTTAATCGTTAAGGTTTTCTTATTCCATAAAGTGGTGGTCGCATCTTGCCATAAACTGGTCAGTTCACTTCCGTGAGATGTGTTTATGGAAAATAATTGGTTGCGAATGCCATTGCCTTTTACACAGCAAAATTGTTCGGCGTCATCTGCCATCACGATCGGTTGTGTCCATGTATCAGCAACAAATTCGTGTGATTCTTGATCGAAAAAATGATTCGTTTGATAGTGCAAGCCTTTTTCATTGAGCGACCAAACACTATGATACTCTTCGTTGCGCGCGGCGCGAATTCGCGTAATCGCTTCAAACGTACCAGGCAATTTAATAACATCTACTTCTTCGTCTTCAATACTAGAAACAAATTGATGAATATTTTTTCCGGCAGCATACACAATATCATTCATATCGTCTGATTCTACTAAAGCAAAACAGTTGACAGTGTCGTCACTTTCAAAACGCGCTTTGGAGGTTTTTCCATATACTTCATCTGGAAACGACTGAAATACAAACGAGCGTTCTTTGCCAATATCATACAACATAAAAACACCATCGTTGTATTGAAAATTCCCCAATTCAAACTGAATAATTTTCATTCCATTTTCAATCAGTGTAAACGGTTGTGGTGTTAAATCGTCCAAATTGGCCACATAATAGTTGGCATCTTTTTGTGCTTGCGTTGTAGAAAACACTACTTTTTCAGCACCAATGGAGACTTTATTGATGACTTCCGACGCATCGGCAGCTTCCATTGAAGACCACGACAGACTCTTGTCGAGTGTTTCAAATTGTGTGGCATCAAGCGGAATTTCATCAGAAACCCACACTTTATTGTCTTCTACCTTGGCAAGTTGAAAATACTCTTCGTCCGTATTATATTCAAGTTCAAATGACGTTACTTTTCCTTCTGATAATACCAATTGTGTCCATCCAGAAGCGGAACCTTCTGAACGTAAAATACCTTGTAATTTTCCTGTTGTTGTGAGGCAAAAAATAAAAGGTTGTTCGGGCGCGACCATTAAGGAGCGAATTGTGGTTCCAGCTTCAATGGCAGATTCTGGAAAATAGTTTTGCATCAATTCGCTTTGAAAGTCAACAGTTACATTGTCGTCTTTCGTGATTTGAAATTTTGGATCTACTTTCATAAGGCGTTTATTTTTCTATTACAGGAGCATACGCAATGTCGTACGCCACCACATCTTGCTTATCTTCAATACGTAAGTTTTTAAAAGTATATATATTTCCTAGCGGAAGAATGACTTTGTTGGTTTGGTTTAATACATCTATATCATTCAGTTTGTCAATCAACTTTGTAGAATCTGCGGAGCCTGCCTTGCCCAAATCCACTGCAATTTGGTTTACAATCGCATCTATAATGGCAAAAACCCATGTAACCACTAGCGAAATTACTTTTAAAATGATGGTTAACACATCTCCACTAAAAAAGTTAGGATCAGCATCATACGCTACTAGCGGCTTGGTAAAATTGTGATCTAAATCGAAACGCCCTTTTTTTCCAACGGTGATGTTGAAATCTAAATAGCCAGCAGCGCCTGTATTTTTTACACTGTCTTTTGTGTATTCGCCATTTGTAGAGAGTGAAATGTATTTTACTTCGTGCTCTCCAAAAAGCTTCATAATTACGTGTACTTCCACTTTAATTTCAATTCGATAGCGCACTGTAATGCCGCTATTTTTTTTATTTTCTGTGGATTCACGAGTTATGGTATAGGTAGTTTCAATTTTGTCATCAATATGTTTGTCACTTTTTGTGAGCACCATCACATTGTTTTCAAAACCGTGACTGAGCTTGACGCCATCAAGATTTTCAAAAATGGATTGTACATACGAATCCAGCGATTTGATATAGGTGTTGAAGTGCTTATTTTGAATGGAAAATACGCCATCAGTGGTGCTGCCTGTATCTATTCCCAATTCAATTAAGCTTTTTGGAAGAATTCCTGCTATAGCATTTGTGGGCGGTTTGGTATCATTCAACATCATTAAAAAATTGAGCGCACTAAAATCACCTGGTCTTTTGTCTTTATTACTATACGACGTGGAAAATGCTAGTGCCGTTGGTTGAAACATTGCTTTTTCGGTAGCTTTGATCTTCTTTCGCTGAATTCCATAACCCAATACATACGGATTATCACTTCCAGAGATTGTCATGTTAAAATAGTTGGTGATGGCATTTTGAAATTCAACGCTGCTATTTTTTGGCAGTATACTTTTAGAAGTGTCGAAACTTGAAATATTTGCATTTTCAAAATTTAAGAATAGACTATGAATCGTAAAATCGTCATCAGACAAACCGCTTTCACGAATAATGGTTTTAGCGCTTTCTCCAGCATCTAAAATCATGTTGTCTTTAGAGACTTTAATTTGCCCAATAGGCACTTTAAAAACGTATAAAACATCTTTCAGATCAAATATAGAAACAGCTTTGGTTTCTTCTTTTCGGTAGTATAATTTACCACTTTTAAATCGAATTTCGAGATTGACTTCTTTCGTATTGTCTTTAATAAAACTCACTTTTGGAGCATCCAAAACGGCTTGCCAACCAAACGTAAAATTTAAGTTTTCAGACGTAACGCGATCCATCAAATTTCCGATTTCGCGCCAATTATTAGCTTTTTTGGCTGTTTCAATCTCTTTTTGAATGGCGATCCAACTGTTTATTTTTTTTTTGATATCTGCTTCCTGATCTGTAATATGGAAATCCGTATCATCCGCAGTTTTTCCACCCAAAACGCCCCATTCTCTGTGAATGATATGTCGTCTGCGCAATTGGGAAAACTGATAATTAATGGTGTTTTGCGACAAGGCGAGTGCCATGTCATAACCGGCAAGTGTTTCGTTTCCTTTCATGTTGGCTATTAAAAATGATTAATACTATGTATTTAAAACAATTTGCTCTGGTAGGAGGAGAGCTAGATGTTTTTAAATTTATAGTATGCAATTTAAAGTGGAAAACGCAAAAAAAGAAACGTATAACTACGTGATTTTAAAAATGGAAATAAGTAAGAGTTTAATTAATAAGCAGGTTTATCTTTCCCCAAAGTACATCATCAAAGTCAGAAAGTGCAAAATTTTCATCATCCGCAGCATTTCCCATTCGGATGATCACCAAATCTTTGCTCGGAACTACATATATTTTTTGATCATTTTTACCCAAGGCACAAAATAGGTCTTGCGGTGCATTCGGAATCAATTCGCCAGAAAACTCCAATTGAATTTGTGGCAAACGATACGAAGTTTTTCCATTCAACCACCATAAATACCCATACGCTTGGTTGATGTTTTGTGAAGTTGTGGTCGCTTCCGCTAGAAAGTTCTCAGGGATAATTTGTGTTTCATTCCAACGTCCGTTTGCAGCAATCAACAAACCAAATCGCGCCATGCTTCTTGTCGTACTCCAATAAACATTGGCGTTTCCTGTTTGAATCCACGCACCTGTCATGCCAATGCGGTTTTTCAATTTTGTATTAAAATAATCATCCCAAGTTTGATTGCTCGCGGAAGCAATGACATCTTGCAATTTTACAAAAACACCATGATATGCCCAACGTGTTCCTGCATCAGCGAGATATTGCAAATCGTTTGGCGCAATGCCATCACCCAAACTATCATCCAAACCAGAAGTCATAGATAGTAAATTTTTACAGGTAATTGAGTTCTCTTTTTCTAACGATGCGCTTGTCCAACCTGTTCCAATATGATCAGAAACCTTGTCGTTGAGGTCAATGAGACTTTCTTCTTGCGCAATTCCCGCAACAGTTGTCGTTAAGGTTTTTCCAGCACTTGCCCAATACCAAGGAGAAGTTTCCGTATGATTGTCAAAATAATTCTCTACTACAATTTTTCCTTTGTGAAGGATGATGAAGCTTTTGGTATTTTTTTCTTCGAGATAATTTAAAAGTGGCAACAATTGATCGGCATTCCAGTTCAATTCATTGACACTTGTAGTTTCCCAAGAATCTGAATTATTTGGAGGAAAATAGAAGGATTCATCGACAATCTCAGGCGTTTCTTCTAGTGGAATTTCATCAGTAGCTTCCGAGGAACAATTTGTCAAAAACACTAAAAAAAGCAATGGGAATTTATAAAACAGTCGGTTCATCTTTTACGATTTTGATTTTAGACTGTTAAATATACCAAAGGTTTAAATTAGATTGTATCTTTGCGCACTGAATTTTTGGATATGAGAACGAAGACTTTAAAGAAAAATAAGATCAATGTTGTAACGCTTGGTTGTTCGAAGAATGTGTATGATTCTGAAGTATTGATGGGACAATTGAAAGCGAACGGAAAAGACGTAGCACATGAAGAGGAAGGTAATATTGTAGTGATCAATACCTGTGGATTTATCAATAACGCCAAAGAACAAAGTGTGAATACGATCTTGGATTTTGTGCAGAAGAAAGAAGAAGGTGTCGTTGATAAAGTTTTTGTAACAGGTTGTTTGAGTGAACGCTATAAGCCAGATTTAGAAGCGGAAATTCCGGATGTAGACCAATATTTTGGAACGTCGGATTTACCACGATTGTTAAAAGCGTTGGGAGCCGATTATAAACACGAATTGATTGGAGAACGCATCACTACAACGCCAAAAAATTATGCTTATTTAAAAATTGCAGAAGGCTGCGATCGTCCGTGTTCGTTCTGTGCCATTCCACTGATGCGAGGAAAACACAGATCAAAACCAATGGAAGAATTGGTGACGGAGACTGAAAAATTAGCCGCAAAAGGTGTCAAAGAATTAATTCTTATTGCACAAGATTTAACCTACTACGGACTCGATTTATACAAAAAAAGAAACTTAGCCGAATTGCTTCGCGCATTGGCAAAAGTAGAGGGCATTGAGTGGATTCGTTTGCATTACGCGTTTCCAGCTGGTTTCCCGATGGATGTGTTAGACGTAATGAACGAAGAACCAAAAATCTGTAATTATTTAGACATTCCATTGCAACACATTGCAGACGATATGTTAAAGTCGATGCGTCGCGGAACGAATCAAGCAAAAACTACAAAATTGTTGAAACAATTCAGAGCTGCAGTTCCAGAAATGACCATTAGAACTACATTAATTGTTGGATATCCTGGAGAAACGGAAGCACATTTTCAAACGCTTAAAAATTGGGTTGAGGAAATGCGCTTTGAACGTTTAGGTTGTTTTACCTATTCGCACGAAGAAAACACGCATGCATACAATTTGGAAGACGATGTGCCGGAAGAAGTGAAGCAAGATCGTGCCAATCAAATCATGGAAATTCAGTCACAAATTTCTTGGGAGTTGAATCAACAAAAAATTGGACAAACGTTCAAATGTATCATTGACCGAAAAGAAGGCAACTATTTCGTCGGTCGTACCGAGTTTGATTCACCAGATGTGGACAATGAAGTCTTAATTGATGCTACAAAATTTTACGTGAAGCAAGGAGAGTTTGTAGACATCAAAATTGTTGACGCTGCTGACTTCGATTTGTATGGTGAGCCGGTTTAGTTGGTTGTGAGATTTTAGTATTGAGTATTGAGATTGTTTCAAACTTCATTATGAGGAGTTTGCGACGAAGTAACCTGTTTTTTTATGCTAAATGCTAAATGCTAAATGCTAAATGTTGAATTGCTTCGCCTTTAAGAGCCTTTCTTTATCAAACATAAACCGTCATATCGAGTGAATTTCTGCTAAGAAATTAGTATCGAGATATGCTATGGAATTCTAAATTTAACATGTAAAATTTTAAATGTAAAAGTATTTGAAACTTCATTACGAGGACTTTTCGACGAAGTAATCTGTTTTTTTTATGCTAAATGCTAAATGCTAAATTTTAAATGTTGAATTGGCTTTCAAAAGTTCCAATAAGTTTCAAAGTACTTCTCGATAAAAAATTTCTCCGAAATTTCACTCGAAGTGACGGTTAGAAAGTGCTAAATAATACTTTTAAAGACCCAAGACCCAAGACCCAAGACCCAAGCTAAAAGCTAAAAGCTAAAAGTGCCAAAGCGCGCTCTAACAGCGGAGCGATCTAGTATCTAATAGCAAAGCGGTCTAATATCTACGAGCAACGCTAACTACAATTCAAACGAATTATTATTCACCATAAAAATTGCATTGGCAAAAAACAGCTTCCCATTTTCCCAAAAGGCACGAAACATAGGATTGTCAACCATATAAATCATGCTACCTTTTCCAATTCTTTTTTCACCGAAAACCAACGTGTTTTTGATGTTTTTCTTTGCTTTATAACCAGCAAAACCAGAAACAGGAGTATTCTCTTCCAAATACGAAACCGTATAGCCATCTTTAATATAGTCATACGCAGCACTTCCTAATTTCAAAGTAAAATAGGAATCGTCGTACCCAAACGCTAACGGATGAGTCGTGTCTACTTTTGTTTTAAAAATTGCACCTGTGATGTAGTTAGAAATATTTTGACGTTCACCTTTGGCATACGCGATAATATCTTTTTTCTCGTCGTCTTTTTCCTGTTCTTTTTTCTTCAAACCAAACCCTTCTTTCCCTTCAAAAGTACGCAATGCACCTTTCATAGCAATGACTTTTCCACCGCGCGAAATCCAGTTTTTCAACGTTTTCAATTGTTTTGCATTGAAGATTTTTCCATAATTTCCATCAGGAAGAATTAAAATATTGAACGAGTGCAATGTGTTTGCTGAGAAATTCTCAGAATTTACATTTGTCACCGGAAACTTTAATTCTTGCTCAAAAAAGTACCAAAGTTCTCCAAAACCTAGTGATTGTGTTCCTTTTCCAGACATTACTGCTACTTTGGGCATTTTAATTTCCTTGATATCAGGCGAACCCATATCGACACCATTATCCGAAAAATTAGAGGAAAGACTAGTGAGTGCAATTTTGTGTTCTGAAGCCAAATCAATCACAGTTTTAGCGTATGCTTCGGTATTTTTATGATCACTTTTTGTGATGATTAACGAACCTTTTTCAAAGGTAGTTCCATTAGACACAAACGTTTTTTCGCTAAAACGCACACGGATTCCTTTTTGTAATAACTGACTTAAAAACGCAGCATCTTTTATCGTATTCCAAGGGGCGACATACGCAGATGCATTTGCTTTGTAAAGTTCGTCGGGTAACTCTTCTATAGTAATTGTTGCATTTGGTGAAACGATTGTTTTCGAAGCTGTTGTTTTCAATCCATAAGCATACGGAAGACTCCAAGCTGTGATGTCGTATGTTAAAGAGTCACTCAGCTTTGCATTGGGTTCAAACAATACTTTTACCATATTGGCTTTCGGCTGATTTGTACTTACGACTAAGGCATCCGTAACATTTTTCGATTTCTGAGAACTCGTTTCATAGTCAAACCCTTTTACAGTTCCGTTAGAAAAACCATATCTAATTTCATGTCTATCTAATAATTCAGTAAGCTTTAGAATGCGATCTTGATTTCCTTCCAATACATAACTTTTATATTCAAAATCTTTTTTGGCGAAGTATTTTTTGAACTCTTCATTTAACTTAGCAACATTCTTTGAAGAAATTTCTACGGTTGATAATCCGGTCGTATGATGATGCAGAATACGATCTTTTAACGTTAATAAATCACCTTCATCGTTCGTAATTCCCAATCCGGCACGACCATGTCCTGCTTGCTCGTAGGTCATTCCAATAGCACCGTTAAACGTTGGGTAGGTATCTCCATAACTTGGATAAAACAAATCGAAACGTTCACGTGTAAAATACAGCCAGCCTTCTTTGTCAAAATAGCCTGCATGATTTTTTCCTATTTGTGTTTGAAAATCGCGCTGCCAGTCCGTAATCACTTCGTGAAAAGGTTCTGCCGCAGGCGCAAAATAATACGGTTCGTTAATGCCTTGTTCGTGAAAATCAACATGAATATGTGGCAACCACTGATTATATACCATCAAACGTCGGCGTGTTTCTATTTGTGTTGCCCACGCCCAATCTCTGTTCAAATCAAACAAATAATGATTGGGTCTTCCGCCTGGCCAAGGTTCGTTGTGTTCTGTTGCTTTTTGATGCGAATTAAACGGCACACTCGCTACTTGATTGTACCAATTTACATATCGGTCGCGTCCATCAGGATTGATACACGGATCTATAATAACAACCGTATTTTGCAACCACGCTTTCTTGGAAGTAACCAATTCGTATATGGTTTTCATAGAAGCTTCTGTGCTAGACGATTCGTTTCCATGCACATTATAACTCAACCAAACAATGGCTTTATTGGCTGAAGACTCTGCTGTTCCAAGTCCTGCATTTGCCAAATGGTTTTTACGAATACGATCTAAATTTTCTAAATTTTCAGGTGCGGATACAAAAGCAACCTGCAGCAAGCGATGTTCGTTTGTTCTACCATATTCTTCCAAATGAACCATGTCCGTATTATTTACTAAATACTCGTAATAATCCATTACGCGATGATGATTCGTAAATCGTGTGCCTAATTCATAGCCTAGAAATTCGTCTGGCGATTGAATATTTTGTGCAAAAATTGTGGTGGCAAAGAAAAAAAATGAAAGTAAAGTAAAAAAGTGTCGTCTCATTATGTTGGATAAGTTATATAAACCTCAAAGCTAACTAATATAATTTTGAAAAAGAATATCTTAACGAAATTTTGAGAAAATCGAAATCAAATAACGCTATCTTTGCAACTTTATAATACTGACGACCAACTATGCCAACTGAATGTATTCCCTACAGTGAAACTGGATATTTTACGCCCATAATTTGTGATTATTTAGCTGAAAAGCCTGCATTACAACCGTTTTACCATCGTTTCCCTAAATTGGAGAATTTTGAAGCGCAACTTCAAGAAAAACAACAATCACATTTAACGGATGCTTCACAAAGAGCTATTTTATCGAAAGCCATGTTGGCGCAGTATAAAAATGTTGCAGCTTCTGAAAAAACGATTCAAAACATTAAAAAACTTGCCAACGAGGATACATTTACCATTACAACAGGACATCAGTTGAATCTGTTTACAGGTCCGTTGTACTTTTTATATAAAATCATTTCTACGATTAATTTGGCGAAGGAATTACAGGAAAAACATCCTAACTATCATTTTGTGCCAATCTATTGGATGGCCTCAGAAGATCATGACTTTGACGAAATCTGTTATTTCAATTACAAAGGAAAAAAACTCCGTTGGAATCGTGAGGCAAGTGGCGCTGTTGGCGAATTGTCTACGGAAGGCTTATCAGAAGTATTAAACGTATTCACCAAAGAATTGGGCAACAGTAACAATGCAAAATATTTAGCTTCACTTTTTGAAGATGGCTATATAAAACACAACAATCTAACGGATGCTACGCGTTATATTGCCAACGAACTCTTCAAACAATACGGATTGGTCATTGTAGATGGAAACGACAAAGCGTTAAAGCAATTGTACATTCCGTTTATTGAAAACGAACTCTTTCAGCAAACGGCACACAAAAAAGTGCTAGAAACG harbors:
- the rimO gene encoding 30S ribosomal protein S12 methylthiotransferase RimO; the encoded protein is MRTKTLKKNKINVVTLGCSKNVYDSEVLMGQLKANGKDVAHEEEGNIVVINTCGFINNAKEQSVNTILDFVQKKEEGVVDKVFVTGCLSERYKPDLEAEIPDVDQYFGTSDLPRLLKALGADYKHELIGERITTTPKNYAYLKIAEGCDRPCSFCAIPLMRGKHRSKPMEELVTETEKLAAKGVKELILIAQDLTYYGLDLYKKRNLAELLRALAKVEGIEWIRLHYAFPAGFPMDVLDVMNEEPKICNYLDIPLQHIADDMLKSMRRGTNQAKTTKLLKQFRAAVPEMTIRTTLIVGYPGETEAHFQTLKNWVEEMRFERLGCFTYSHEENTHAYNLEDDVPEEVKQDRANQIMEIQSQISWELNQQKIGQTFKCIIDRKEGNYFVGRTEFDSPDVDNEVLIDATKFYVKQGEFVDIKIVDAADFDLYGEPV
- a CDS encoding M14 metallopeptidase family protein, translating into MRRHFFTLLSFFFFATTIFAQNIQSPDEFLGYELGTRFTNHHRVMDYYEYLVNNTDMVHLEEYGRTNEHRLLQVAFVSAPENLENLDRIRKNHLANAGLGTAESSANKAIVWLSYNVHGNESSSTEASMKTIYELVTSKKAWLQNTVVIIDPCINPDGRDRYVNWYNQVASVPFNSHQKATEHNEPWPGGRPNHYLFDLNRDWAWATQIETRRRLMVYNQWLPHIHVDFHEQGINEPYYFAPAAEPFHEVITDWQRDFQTQIGKNHAGYFDKEGWLYFTRERFDLFYPSYGDTYPTFNGAIGMTYEQAGHGRAGLGITNDEGDLLTLKDRILHHHTTGLSTVEISSKNVAKLNEEFKKYFAKKDFEYKSYVLEGNQDRILKLTELLDRHEIRYGFSNGTVKGFDYETSSQKSKNVTDALVVSTNQPKANMVKVLFEPNAKLSDSLTYDITAWSLPYAYGLKTTASKTIVSPNATITIEELPDELYKANASAYVAPWNTIKDAAFLSQLLQKGIRVRFSEKTFVSNGTTFEKGSLIITKSDHKNTEAYAKTVIDLASEHKIALTSLSSNFSDNGVDMGSPDIKEIKMPKVAVMSGKGTQSLGFGELWYFFEQELKFPVTNVNSENFSANTLHSFNILILPDGNYGKIFNAKQLKTLKNWISRGGKVIAMKGALRTFEGKEGFGLKKKEQEKDDEKKDIIAYAKGERQNISNYITGAIFKTKVDTTHPLAFGYDDSYFTLKLGSAAYDYIKDGYTVSYLEENTPVSGFAGYKAKKNIKNTLVFGEKRIGKGSMIYMVDNPMFRAFWENGKLFFANAIFMVNNNSFEL
- a CDS encoding serine hydrolase: MNRLFYKFPLLFLVFLTNCSSEATDEIPLEETPEIVDESFYFPPNNSDSWETTSVNELNWNADQLLPLLNYLEEKNTKSFIILHKGKIVVENYFDNHTETSPWYWASAGKTLTTTVAGIAQEESLIDLNDKVSDHIGTGWTSASLEKENSITCKNLLSMTSGLDDSLGDGIAPNDLQYLADAGTRWAYHGVFVKLQDVIASASNQTWDDYFNTKLKNRIGMTGAWIQTGNANVYWSTTRSMARFGLLIAANGRWNETQIIPENFLAEATTTSQNINQAYGYLWWLNGKTSYRLPQIQLEFSGELIPNAPQDLFCALGKNDQKIYVVPSKDLVIIRMGNAADDENFALSDFDDVLWGKINLLIN